The following proteins are co-located in the Polystyrenella longa genome:
- a CDS encoding acyl-[ACP]--phospholipid O-acyltransferase has product MNTVTVTEADDHRGSLRTQSYLGLWLTQFLGTINDNAFRWLAVPIAKMVYDESTALSLGLACFTIPYLLFATPAAYLADRYSKRSVIIGCKIAEILIMALGLFCIWLGSISGLFLVVFLMGMQSALFYPSKFGSLPEILKSDQLSKGNGLLGMATIVAAAVGFVLGMELSEKIGVDYENPVPISSLKIMPAALVLFTMAGLGLISSLFISKLPPADPERVLPNNPVKDTYQSLNQLFKSKALFRAALGSAFFWFLAALAQLNIDAYGTIQLQLDQTAVGPLLALLVIGVGVGSVLAGYWSGDHVELGISPLGALGIVFSSIVLYSIGALVDPSNALSTSYAYRWSCLCLLVLGLAAGLFNIPLESYIQHRSPDKSRGRILAAANFLCFTLTLFASGLFWVLREQLKLEPSTIFLLLGIATMPVAIYIFVLLPNATIRFAVWLVTHTIYKVRVWGRGNLPERGGALLVANHVTWLDGVFLMVTSSRPIRMIAYEDYVNKPWIKWVAKLFGVIPIKPEAGPKALITSLQQARQAIEQGELVCIFAEGQLTRTGQLQQFQGGVMHILKGTDAPVVPVYLDELWGSIFSYRGGRFLWKLPLRIRYPLSIKFGKPIEKPDSVHQIRQAVQDLGVELMEERKSRIMVPIRAFLRQCRSSLFRRKVADYSGNEATGAKLLIGSLIFKRLFRRKNIGMTENMVGVLLPPSVAAAVTNTALTMKHNVAVNLNYTLSEKDVNHCIEDCGIKHVLTSRRFLEKRPIEMNVELIFLEDLKEEISLADKAITFFQTYLVPIFLLERIHGLHKIEPDDILTVIFTSGSTGNPKGVMLTNYNIATNVDAAIQLLHFDKNDVLLGVLPYFHSFGYMATLWLVIASEPQAVYHFNPIDVNMIGKLCEKYGVSVIITTPTFLKRYLKRCTKEQFCRLDTVVTGAEKLPVELQTEFYEKFGVLATEGYGTTELSPLVSCNVPDHRSKLTSEVGTKIGTVGRAAPNISVKVVHPETREDLDAEQEGLLLVKGPNVMKGYLNQPEKTAEVIRDGWYETGDFARIHQDGFIEITGRQSRFSKIAGEMVPHIKIEQLLTNIVESPDDEEEEIVLAVTSIPDESKGERIIVVHRKLNKPTDEVLKSLGNCDIPNLWLPSRDSFLEVDQIPILGTGKLDLRSLKQLAIDHYSRVTA; this is encoded by the coding sequence ATGAATACCGTAACAGTAACTGAAGCAGATGATCATCGGGGTAGCCTGCGAACTCAAAGTTATCTCGGCCTATGGCTGACTCAGTTTCTGGGAACGATCAACGATAACGCGTTTCGCTGGCTGGCCGTTCCGATCGCCAAAATGGTGTACGACGAATCGACAGCACTTTCACTGGGCCTCGCTTGCTTTACGATTCCTTACCTGCTTTTCGCGACACCAGCCGCCTATCTGGCGGATCGCTACAGCAAACGGTCCGTGATCATTGGCTGCAAAATCGCCGAAATCCTCATCATGGCTCTCGGCCTGTTCTGCATCTGGCTGGGAAGTATTTCGGGGCTTTTCCTCGTTGTCTTCCTGATGGGGATGCAAAGTGCGCTGTTTTACCCATCCAAATTCGGAAGTCTGCCCGAGATCCTGAAATCGGATCAACTTTCCAAAGGGAACGGATTATTGGGAATGGCGACCATCGTCGCCGCCGCCGTGGGATTCGTCTTAGGCATGGAGCTCTCCGAAAAAATCGGCGTGGATTATGAAAACCCGGTTCCGATCTCCTCTCTGAAGATCATGCCTGCGGCCCTCGTTCTATTCACAATGGCGGGGCTGGGACTAATCAGCAGTCTATTCATTAGCAAACTGCCCCCGGCCGACCCGGAACGGGTGCTCCCCAATAACCCAGTCAAAGATACCTACCAGAGTCTAAACCAGCTCTTTAAATCGAAGGCACTTTTCCGGGCCGCCTTGGGCAGTGCCTTTTTCTGGTTCCTCGCGGCGCTCGCTCAATTGAATATCGATGCTTACGGGACGATCCAATTACAGTTGGACCAGACGGCGGTCGGCCCCCTGCTTGCATTGCTGGTTATTGGCGTAGGAGTCGGAAGTGTATTGGCGGGCTACTGGTCTGGAGACCATGTTGAGCTGGGAATCTCCCCCTTGGGAGCTCTTGGAATTGTCTTCAGTTCCATCGTTTTGTACTCCATCGGTGCCCTAGTCGACCCTTCCAATGCTCTTTCAACCAGCTATGCCTACCGTTGGTCTTGCCTCTGTTTACTCGTTCTCGGTCTTGCGGCGGGGCTATTTAATATTCCTCTGGAATCGTACATTCAGCACCGCAGTCCAGATAAAAGCCGGGGAAGAATCCTCGCTGCAGCCAACTTTCTCTGTTTCACTTTGACGTTGTTCGCTTCCGGGCTCTTCTGGGTTTTACGCGAACAGTTGAAGTTGGAACCGAGTACCATTTTTCTGCTGCTCGGGATAGCGACCATGCCCGTCGCGATCTACATCTTTGTGCTACTTCCTAACGCAACAATCCGGTTTGCGGTCTGGCTGGTGACACATACGATTTATAAGGTGCGTGTCTGGGGACGTGGAAATCTTCCCGAACGCGGCGGTGCCCTGCTGGTCGCCAACCATGTAACGTGGCTGGACGGTGTCTTTTTGATGGTGACATCATCGCGGCCGATACGTATGATCGCGTATGAAGATTATGTAAACAAACCTTGGATTAAATGGGTTGCCAAGTTATTCGGTGTCATTCCCATCAAACCGGAAGCGGGCCCCAAGGCGTTAATAACATCGCTGCAACAGGCCCGGCAGGCGATAGAACAAGGCGAACTCGTTTGCATCTTCGCCGAAGGCCAGTTGACTCGCACGGGTCAATTACAGCAATTTCAAGGTGGCGTCATGCACATCTTGAAAGGGACGGACGCCCCTGTTGTCCCCGTCTATCTCGACGAATTATGGGGAAGCATTTTCAGTTATCGCGGTGGACGATTCCTGTGGAAACTACCATTGCGAATTCGCTACCCCCTCTCGATAAAATTCGGCAAACCGATTGAAAAACCGGATAGCGTCCACCAAATCCGTCAGGCCGTTCAGGACCTGGGAGTTGAACTTATGGAAGAACGTAAATCACGCATTATGGTCCCCATCAGGGCATTTCTCCGGCAGTGCCGATCCAGCCTGTTCCGGCGCAAAGTCGCAGACTACTCCGGGAACGAAGCCACGGGCGCAAAACTGCTTATTGGCTCGCTCATTTTCAAGCGGTTATTCCGCCGCAAGAATATCGGCATGACTGAAAACATGGTTGGCGTTCTGCTGCCACCCTCAGTCGCAGCGGCTGTGACCAACACCGCCCTCACCATGAAACATAATGTCGCGGTGAATTTGAACTACACCCTTTCCGAGAAGGATGTCAATCACTGCATCGAGGATTGTGGTATCAAGCACGTCCTGACGAGCCGCCGTTTCCTTGAAAAACGACCGATAGAAATGAATGTGGAGCTAATCTTCCTTGAAGATTTGAAAGAGGAAATCTCTCTCGCCGACAAAGCTATTACTTTTTTTCAGACATATCTTGTTCCCATTTTTCTGCTGGAACGGATTCATGGATTGCATAAGATTGAACCGGACGACATTTTGACCGTCATTTTCACTTCGGGCTCCACAGGGAATCCGAAAGGAGTGATGCTGACCAACTACAACATCGCCACTAACGTCGATGCCGCCATTCAACTGCTGCACTTTGACAAAAACGACGTTCTTCTGGGGGTACTCCCCTACTTTCATTCGTTTGGGTATATGGCAACCTTGTGGTTGGTGATTGCTTCGGAACCACAGGCGGTCTATCACTTCAACCCGATCGACGTAAATATGATCGGGAAACTGTGCGAAAAGTACGGCGTGTCTGTGATCATCACCACGCCGACCTTCCTGAAACGGTACCTCAAACGATGCACTAAGGAGCAATTCTGCCGACTCGATACTGTTGTCACTGGGGCGGAGAAGCTGCCTGTAGAATTGCAAACCGAGTTCTACGAGAAATTCGGTGTACTAGCGACGGAAGGTTACGGAACGACCGAGCTGTCACCGCTAGTCAGCTGTAACGTCCCTGACCATCGCAGCAAGTTGACATCCGAAGTTGGTACGAAGATCGGCACTGTCGGACGGGCCGCACCGAACATCAGCGTAAAAGTCGTCCACCCCGAAACCCGGGAGGATCTGGACGCCGAACAGGAAGGGTTATTGCTCGTCAAAGGGCCAAATGTCATGAAAGGCTATTTGAATCAGCCTGAAAAGACGGCCGAAGTCATTCGGGACGGCTGGTACGAAACAGGCGACTTCGCACGAATTCACCAGGATGGCTTTATTGAGATCACGGGTCGGCAAAGCCGATTCTCCAAAATCGCGGGCGAAATGGTTCCTCACATCAAAATTGAGCAACTGCTCACGAATATCGTGGAATCCCCCGATGACGAAGAAGAGGAAATCGTTCTGGCCGTGACGTCGATTCCAGACGAAAGTAAGGGCGAACGCATCATCGTGGTGCACCGAAAGCTGAACAAACCGACCGATGAGGTCCTGAAATCGCTCGGAAACTGCGATATTCCCAACCTGTGGCTTCCCAGCCGGGATAGTTTTCTGGAAGTCGACCAAATCCCCATTTTAGGGACGGGAAAGCTCGATTTACGGTCCCTGAAGCAATTAGCGATCGATCATTACAGCCGAGTTACGGCCTAA
- a CDS encoding vWA domain-containing protein — MSISYSDKLNAPASPPQAGSVTVDAPAPVVFQPETKSPTTEYRKWFTSLSLSTFVHLLVILLLAQLMMSIPAGTAYVEVETTWQDAADKAPEIEEIQIETVKETEQDSPAPTLVQPTTQAVAVPSPLLSDLASPLDNSWESDLESLDLTGNIGELSYGSGVDGSGSQGFFNSDVSGKDIVYVVDGSASMNSPYPGREKTRFGRVKIELIRAIRSMSPEQKFYIIFFNTEATPMPGRRMLPAGEENADEALIWMSKHRANGETDPSTAIQLALSLKPDVIHFLTDGEINPQLIETVRGVNRSRVSINTYCISNRDGEKVVLKLAQQNEGRYKFVP; from the coding sequence ATGTCCATCTCTTATTCGGACAAACTGAATGCTCCCGCCAGCCCGCCACAAGCAGGTTCCGTAACGGTCGATGCTCCTGCTCCTGTCGTTTTTCAACCAGAAACCAAATCCCCAACTACTGAGTATCGTAAATGGTTCACGAGCCTCTCCCTGTCGACGTTCGTGCATTTGCTGGTCATTCTGCTACTCGCTCAATTGATGATGTCGATTCCAGCGGGGACGGCCTACGTTGAAGTGGAGACCACTTGGCAAGACGCTGCCGATAAAGCTCCCGAAATCGAAGAAATCCAGATTGAAACGGTCAAAGAAACCGAACAGGACTCCCCTGCTCCCACATTGGTTCAACCGACTACGCAAGCGGTCGCCGTCCCCAGTCCGCTTCTCTCGGATCTCGCCTCGCCACTGGACAACAGTTGGGAATCCGATTTAGAGAGCCTGGACCTGACGGGCAATATCGGAGAACTGAGCTATGGATCAGGAGTTGATGGGTCAGGCAGTCAGGGATTCTTCAACTCCGATGTCAGTGGTAAAGATATCGTCTATGTGGTCGATGGGTCTGCCAGTATGAACAGTCCTTATCCGGGACGGGAGAAAACTCGCTTTGGCCGAGTCAAAATAGAATTGATTCGTGCGATCCGCTCCATGTCTCCTGAACAAAAGTTCTACATCATCTTCTTCAATACCGAAGCGACTCCTATGCCGGGACGGCGAATGTTGCCCGCAGGGGAAGAAAATGCAGACGAAGCCCTGATCTGGATGAGTAAACATCGAGCCAACGGTGAAACTGACCCCAGCACCGCCATTCAGCTCGCACTCTCTCTAAAACCGGATGTAATCCATTTCCTGACCGATGGAGAGATTAACCCACAGCTGATCGAGACCGTTCGAGGCGTCAACCGCAGCCGGGTAAGTATCAATACTTACTGCATCAGCAATCGGGACGGCGAAAAAGTCGTACTTAAACTGGCCCAGCAAAATGAGGGTCGTTACAAGTTTGTCCCCTGA
- a CDS encoding thiol-disulfide oxidoreductase DCC family protein: MEKNENSVLFFDGVCGMCNHFVDFVIRHDTAGSIKLAPLQGETAEQKLSPEERESLSTVIFINHLGSFRYSSAVARLLWELGGFWKLLGWLLWLIPKPIRNWGYRLVARNRYRFFGKKEACRIPTPEERERFLP, translated from the coding sequence ATGGAAAAAAATGAGAACTCAGTTCTGTTCTTCGACGGTGTCTGTGGGATGTGTAATCACTTTGTCGATTTCGTCATTCGTCACGATACCGCCGGAAGCATAAAACTCGCCCCCCTTCAGGGAGAAACGGCTGAACAGAAATTATCGCCCGAAGAGCGTGAAAGTCTGTCTACGGTCATTTTTATCAATCACCTCGGTTCATTTCGATATTCCAGTGCCGTGGCCCGCCTCCTTTGGGAGTTGGGCGGTTTCTGGAAATTACTCGGTTGGCTGCTCTGGTTGATCCCCAAACCGATTCGCAACTGGGGATATCGCCTGGTGGCAAGAAATCGCTATCGTTTTTTCGGTAAGAAGGAAGCCTGTCGCATACCGACGCCCGAAGAGCGGGAACGATTTCTCCCTTAG
- a CDS encoding sulfatase family protein, whose product MQLINVRLYFCLLALVAVTHITGRVAFAADTNSPERPNIVLFIADDMAWNDAEPYGHPHIRTPNLSKLADGGVTFDNAFLTVSSCSPTRCSLITGRYPHSTGAPNLHEPLPADQHLFPEDLKKAGYFTGACGKWHLGPHARRGFSKIDPNLHAWQQFLEERPAESPFFFWIATTDPHRPYQPDTINQPHTADDAVVPPYLIDNEETRQDFAEYYDEIGRLDEEVGQIYATLEKQGLLENTLFVFISDNGRPFPRCKGTIYDTGIKTPLICHWPAKIKAGERSKALLSTVDLAPTFLKVAGVEQGETFQGEDFNDVLESPETSHREYVYAERNWHNFDFWGRGVRSMKFKYIHNNYPENYDTPPADAVRSPSFQALVSAHAKGTLEPQQKFAFVHPRAVEELYDIVNDPYEFHNLATDLAYQDELENMRTQLADWREQTQDPDTRTPIPNDFDATTGERTRPTPTSGK is encoded by the coding sequence ATGCAATTAATAAACGTACGTCTCTACTTTTGTTTGCTCGCTCTTGTTGCAGTTACACATATAACAGGTCGAGTTGCATTCGCTGCGGATACTAACAGTCCCGAGCGACCGAACATCGTTCTGTTCATTGCGGATGACATGGCCTGGAACGATGCCGAACCTTACGGGCATCCCCATATTCGCACACCGAATTTGTCAAAACTTGCTGACGGTGGTGTCACATTCGACAATGCTTTTTTGACGGTCAGTTCCTGTAGCCCGACTCGTTGCAGTCTGATCACTGGTCGATACCCGCACAGCACCGGCGCCCCTAACTTGCATGAGCCGCTCCCCGCAGACCAGCATCTCTTTCCTGAAGACTTAAAAAAGGCAGGATACTTCACAGGCGCCTGCGGGAAATGGCATCTGGGGCCTCATGCCCGTCGTGGGTTCTCCAAAATCGATCCGAACCTGCATGCTTGGCAACAGTTTCTCGAAGAACGTCCCGCAGAGTCGCCGTTTTTCTTCTGGATCGCGACGACTGACCCGCATCGACCGTATCAGCCAGATACGATCAATCAACCGCATACTGCGGATGACGCCGTGGTTCCGCCTTATCTGATCGATAACGAAGAAACCCGGCAGGACTTCGCCGAGTATTACGACGAGATTGGCCGCCTCGATGAAGAAGTCGGACAGATTTATGCTACTCTGGAAAAACAGGGACTTCTCGAAAATACGTTGTTTGTATTCATCAGTGATAATGGGCGCCCTTTCCCAAGGTGTAAGGGGACAATTTATGACACAGGAATCAAAACACCACTTATTTGCCATTGGCCGGCGAAGATAAAAGCGGGAGAACGCTCCAAGGCACTCTTAAGCACCGTTGATCTTGCACCGACTTTCTTGAAGGTTGCAGGAGTGGAGCAGGGAGAAACTTTCCAGGGAGAAGACTTCAACGATGTGCTGGAGAGTCCAGAAACGAGTCATCGGGAGTACGTTTATGCCGAACGAAACTGGCATAACTTTGATTTCTGGGGCAGGGGCGTCCGATCAATGAAGTTCAAGTACATTCATAACAACTACCCGGAGAACTACGATACGCCACCCGCCGATGCAGTTCGTTCCCCTTCGTTTCAGGCATTGGTATCTGCCCATGCTAAGGGGACGCTCGAACCACAACAGAAATTTGCTTTTGTGCATCCCCGTGCGGTGGAAGAGTTATATGACATAGTTAATGATCCGTATGAATTCCATAACCTCGCAACCGACCTGGCCTATCAGGATGAACTGGAAAATATGCGGACTCAGTTGGCTGACTGGCGGGAACAAACGCAGGACCCCGATACCCGAACTCCTATTCCAAATGACTTCGACGCCACGACGGGAGAGCGTACGCGACCGACACCCACATCGGGCAAGTAA
- a CDS encoding PQQ-binding-like beta-propeller repeat protein: MAEVEHKVTETKKNSFLFKYRWWILLGIIIIGGGLQTAAWFHYDDERTAQVFSFYPVTGGTGLALVLWWTFVSGFSKRTRLAGLALMALPAIVFLTLYKYERFQGDMLPTWSWRWQPSAAEKRANFISAQNSGDGELEQVTLSVSEGDWPHFRGDDWDGTVLDFGLDPDWDANPPQLLWKHPVGMGWSSFAVVGDYVFTQEQRGTSEKPEESVVCYDLQTGDQRWVYADPVWFSETLGSDGPRATPTFFDSKIYALGATGILNCLDASTGKLIWSRDILEDAEAGNLTWAMSASPLVYDDFVVCNPGGDQNKSVVKYNRNDGSIVWQSGSRAAGYAGAVLATIGDVRQLLVFDGDGLGSFGEATGEQLWFYEWTNQPKVNAALPVVLDDESIFISSGYAVGSARLKPVQDEDGAWAVEEVWVSKNKFRLKFQDAVLIGDYAYGADDGILAALDLSTGKRLWKKGRYGYGQIVRVDDYIIVLTEQGDLALVEATPEEMTELYRMPALQGGITWNHPAVAGDKLLIRNAEEAACYVLPRKEK, from the coding sequence ATGGCTGAGGTGGAGCACAAAGTAACGGAGACGAAAAAAAACTCGTTTCTCTTTAAATATCGTTGGTGGATTTTACTGGGAATTATCATAATCGGCGGAGGCCTGCAGACGGCAGCCTGGTTCCATTACGACGACGAACGAACGGCCCAGGTTTTCTCCTTTTATCCCGTGACGGGAGGGACTGGGCTGGCACTTGTTCTTTGGTGGACCTTTGTGTCGGGGTTCAGTAAACGAACACGTTTGGCGGGTCTGGCCTTAATGGCACTGCCGGCGATCGTCTTTCTGACGTTGTATAAGTACGAGCGATTCCAAGGAGATATGTTGCCAACCTGGTCTTGGCGTTGGCAACCCTCGGCCGCAGAGAAACGGGCCAATTTTATTTCCGCTCAGAACAGTGGTGATGGAGAACTTGAACAGGTCACCTTGTCTGTCAGTGAAGGGGACTGGCCTCATTTTCGCGGTGATGATTGGGATGGGACGGTACTTGATTTCGGGCTCGATCCTGATTGGGATGCGAATCCTCCTCAGTTGCTCTGGAAACATCCAGTCGGAATGGGATGGTCTTCATTTGCAGTTGTCGGTGATTATGTCTTCACTCAGGAACAACGCGGAACGAGCGAGAAACCGGAAGAATCTGTTGTCTGCTATGATTTGCAAACGGGAGATCAACGTTGGGTTTATGCGGACCCGGTCTGGTTCAGCGAAACACTCGGATCGGATGGCCCGCGAGCGACCCCCACGTTTTTCGATTCCAAGATTTACGCTCTGGGAGCTACGGGAATTCTAAACTGTCTGGATGCGTCCACTGGCAAGCTCATCTGGAGCCGGGACATATTGGAAGACGCCGAGGCAGGCAATCTGACTTGGGCGATGTCCGCATCACCGCTTGTCTATGACGACTTTGTCGTATGCAATCCGGGTGGAGACCAGAATAAGTCCGTGGTTAAATATAACCGTAATGATGGCAGCATTGTCTGGCAGTCAGGAAGTCGCGCGGCTGGATATGCCGGCGCTGTGTTGGCCACGATTGGCGATGTCCGTCAACTACTCGTCTTTGATGGCGACGGCCTCGGTAGCTTCGGTGAAGCGACGGGGGAGCAGCTTTGGTTTTACGAATGGACCAATCAACCCAAGGTGAATGCGGCGTTGCCTGTCGTGCTCGATGACGAGTCGATCTTTATCAGTTCGGGGTATGCCGTTGGCTCCGCCCGGTTGAAGCCAGTTCAAGACGAGGATGGTGCCTGGGCTGTTGAGGAAGTCTGGGTTTCGAAAAACAAGTTCCGTTTGAAATTTCAGGATGCGGTTCTCATCGGAGACTACGCATATGGAGCAGACGACGGAATTCTGGCCGCGCTTGATCTTTCCACTGGCAAGCGGTTATGGAAAAAAGGTCGCTACGGTTACGGACAAATCGTGCGTGTGGATGACTACATCATCGTGTTGACAGAGCAGGGCGATCTGGCCCTTGTTGAAGCGACTCCTGAAGAGATGACCGAACTATATCGCATGCCCGCACTGCAAGGGGGAATCACCTGGAATCATCCCGCGGTGGCGGGAGACAAGCTGTTGATTCGGAACGCCGAAGAAGCGGCCTGTTATGTGCTGCCGCGAAAAGAGAAGTAG
- a CDS encoding FeoB-associated Cys-rich membrane protein, whose amino-acid sequence MNQFWQMIIAILIVIGGAGYLGLKAKKLFRQIRSGGGGSACGTSCSGCSSAKPNESVVSLDFPEPKSNRT is encoded by the coding sequence ATGAATCAGTTCTGGCAAATGATCATCGCGATCCTGATCGTAATTGGAGGCGCAGGCTATCTCGGTTTGAAAGCGAAGAAACTATTCAGACAAATCCGGTCCGGAGGCGGAGGCTCCGCATGCGGAACCAGCTGCAGTGGCTGCAGCTCTGCTAAACCGAATGAGTCAGTCGTCAGCCTCGACTTTCCCGAACCGAAATCGAACCGCACTTAA
- the feoB gene encoding ferrous iron transport protein B, giving the protein MTTTPPATRTSQVALIGNPNTGKSTLFNILAGMNTRTGNYPGVTVEKKIGRVTWEGQQIDLIDLPGTYSLSPRTPDEMVSVDVLMGHAPSIGEIDAVICIADATNLERNLYLVSQILDMGIPAILVLNMWDSLKKRSEEFNLAELQSRLGIPVIPAVARKGTGTKEIKQALAELLKAKPKPKRLNVFPAPFNEAMEKVRQRLTESGVDIFEDYEVERLILDKDGSVEKRCLKKTGPEFAQFLTGIRENLKEQNCTVPRIESECRYQWAKSIMAGLFVVDEDVKPRSASDHIDRVLTHNILGLVVFFALMFLIIQTIITWAEPVMGWCEYGQETAAGWVEAGIGPGPLRSLLVDGVIAGVGGVLIFLPQIVFLFLFISIMEDTGYMARAALMMDRFMRLFGLSGKSFLPLMSSFACAIPGIMAARVVENQRDRIVTMLIAPLMSCTARFPVYWLLTMTFVPSVVLFQIPMPVLAEGGYWDFTLPALVIFLMHLVGAVVAIPVAFLLKKTAFKGEAPPFVMELPDYKWPSIRNVSFRVYDRAKAFVVRAGTLIFAATLVIWAAGYFPGDHTEQHAIETELETLDEEADADRIATLEARNKHLSATLIETSFLGQAGHVIEPVVKPLGWDWKIGVGVVASFPAREVIIATMGTIYSLGGEVDEEDDGLRDALHESKWPDGTKVFNVPVALSIMVFFALCAQCVSTLMVIRRETNSWKWAAFSFSYMTILAYIAAFVVYQVGMLFVA; this is encoded by the coding sequence ATGACTACCACTCCTCCCGCCACGCGCACCAGTCAAGTCGCCCTCATTGGTAACCCGAATACCGGCAAAAGCACTCTGTTTAATATTCTTGCCGGAATGAACACCCGCACGGGCAACTACCCCGGTGTGACGGTTGAAAAGAAAATCGGACGCGTCACCTGGGAAGGTCAGCAAATCGATCTGATCGACCTGCCCGGAACCTACAGCCTCTCTCCGCGTACTCCCGACGAAATGGTCTCCGTCGATGTTTTGATGGGCCATGCCCCTTCTATTGGTGAGATAGATGCCGTCATCTGTATTGCGGATGCCACCAATCTGGAACGAAACCTCTATCTGGTCAGCCAGATTCTGGACATGGGTATTCCTGCGATCCTCGTCTTGAACATGTGGGACTCGCTGAAAAAACGAAGCGAGGAATTCAACTTGGCGGAACTCCAGTCTCGACTGGGGATTCCCGTCATTCCTGCTGTCGCTCGTAAAGGAACGGGCACGAAAGAAATCAAACAGGCTCTTGCCGAACTCCTCAAAGCGAAACCGAAACCCAAACGACTGAATGTCTTCCCTGCCCCGTTCAACGAGGCGATGGAAAAAGTTCGCCAACGGCTTACAGAGTCTGGCGTCGATATATTCGAAGATTACGAGGTCGAACGACTCATTCTGGACAAAGATGGGTCCGTCGAGAAAAGATGCTTGAAAAAAACGGGGCCGGAGTTCGCCCAGTTTCTAACTGGTATTCGTGAAAACTTGAAAGAACAAAACTGTACTGTTCCGAGGATCGAGTCCGAATGTCGTTATCAGTGGGCAAAATCGATCATGGCCGGGCTCTTCGTCGTCGATGAAGATGTCAAACCCCGCTCTGCTTCTGACCATATCGACCGGGTCCTCACCCACAACATTCTTGGCTTGGTCGTCTTTTTCGCCCTGATGTTCCTCATCATTCAGACAATCATTACCTGGGCAGAACCGGTGATGGGCTGGTGCGAATACGGACAGGAAACGGCAGCAGGCTGGGTCGAGGCCGGTATTGGACCGGGACCTCTTCGCAGCCTTCTGGTCGATGGAGTCATCGCCGGTGTGGGGGGAGTTTTGATTTTCCTGCCGCAGATCGTCTTCCTGTTTCTGTTCATCTCCATCATGGAAGACACCGGTTACATGGCGCGCGCTGCGCTAATGATGGACCGTTTTATGCGTCTGTTCGGCTTGAGTGGCAAATCATTTCTGCCGCTCATGTCCTCGTTTGCCTGCGCCATTCCAGGAATTATGGCAGCACGGGTCGTCGAGAATCAGCGTGACCGTATTGTTACCATGCTGATCGCCCCCCTGATGAGTTGTACCGCCCGATTCCCGGTCTATTGGCTGCTCACGATGACCTTCGTACCTTCGGTTGTTCTGTTTCAGATTCCAATGCCTGTACTCGCCGAAGGTGGGTACTGGGACTTTACTCTGCCTGCACTCGTTATTTTTCTGATGCACCTGGTTGGGGCAGTTGTCGCCATTCCTGTTGCCTTCCTGTTGAAAAAGACCGCATTCAAAGGCGAAGCTCCCCCCTTCGTAATGGAACTTCCCGATTACAAATGGCCTTCGATTCGCAACGTCTCCTTCCGTGTTTATGATCGTGCGAAAGCATTCGTTGTCCGAGCGGGCACGTTGATTTTCGCCGCGACGCTCGTTATCTGGGCCGCCGGATATTTCCCGGGCGACCACACTGAACAGCACGCCATTGAAACCGAACTCGAAACTCTGGATGAAGAAGCCGATGCCGATCGCATCGCCACTCTTGAGGCGAGAAACAAGCATCTAAGTGCGACCTTAATCGAAACCAGCTTCCTCGGCCAAGCAGGCCATGTCATCGAACCAGTCGTGAAACCGCTCGGTTGGGACTGGAAAATCGGAGTCGGCGTCGTCGCTTCCTTTCCGGCCCGCGAGGTCATCATCGCGACCATGGGGACCATTTACAGCCTGGGTGGTGAAGTCGATGAAGAAGATGATGGCTTACGGGATGCACTACACGAATCCAAATGGCCGGATGGAACGAAGGTCTTTAACGTTCCTGTCGCCCTGTCGATCATGGTCTTCTTTGCGTTGTGTGCCCAGTGTGTTTCGACATTGATGGTGATTCGCCGAGAAACAAACAGTTGGAAATGGGCCGCTTTCAGTTTCAGCTACATGACTATTCTTGCCTACATCGCTGCATTTGTAGTCTATCAGGTGGGAATGTTATTCGTCGCCTGA
- a CDS encoding FeoA family protein — MNLLKLNQLAKGKRGRISRVDGDDGISIRLMEMGLIAGEVVEYVGSAPFGQPATYLTRGFRLALRPEESSRIEVELVN; from the coding sequence ATGAATCTACTGAAACTCAACCAGCTCGCCAAAGGAAAACGGGGGCGCATCTCTCGAGTCGACGGCGATGATGGTATTTCCATTCGGTTGATGGAAATGGGGCTGATTGCGGGAGAAGTAGTGGAATACGTCGGTAGCGCCCCATTCGGACAGCCTGCGACTTACCTGACTCGAGGTTTCCGCCTCGCCCTGCGACCGGAAGAATCAAGCCGTATTGAAGTCGAACTCGTGAACTGA